The genomic interval GTTTTCTGATCTTCAGCTTAATTGGCTGATTAATTGGCTTATTCATGTGcacaacaatgaaacaatgaattCCTCCATAATGTTTCAGGGGACACAGACTCATAACTATGTTGACTAATGTCAACTTGGTAAGCAGGGGTTTCACTAACCCTCTTgacgttcctcctctctgctacAGAGCGAGCCAGGCAGAGGCGGATCATGTACATAAGTAGACCGGGGATCCTCAGCAGATCCATGGCATTACCAATGAATGCAGACGCAATGACATAGTTCACAAAGAAGGCTCCATTGTCAGGAAGGTACACGCACCTAAAGAGCAAAGAAAGAGTCACTATCACAAAAGACTGAAGTCAGACTCGCGTTGAAGTTTGAAAAAGATTGCAGAATGcaattttatttcaaattaattGAATATGTTTCATTCACATTTCATCCTGTTCTGCTTTGTTTCAAGTGCGAAGAAGTTATATTGAAACCCGCAAAATCATGTTACTCACTCAAATCTCATTGTAGCGTCTGCCAAGAATTTTTTGTCAAAAAGCCAGCggaagaaaacatccaaactgCAAAGATACAAGGAAAGGAAGAAATCAGCTCAAATATTTAGACTgccaaaaatgtattcatgtatagCTGTGTTGCAGGGTAGAAATCAAGAACATCCTATACCTGCTGAGTCCTAGGGAAGGCAGCAACAGGACCATAAAGATCAAGAAAGTGTAGCATTTATGCATTGTGGTCCTGTTCTCTCCTGACCTGTAAGGCCAAAGGAAATATTGACACACTCAATTGAAtgggaataaaaacaacatgactGACATGTTGGATTGTTGATTGCAGAAAGTGTGAAGCTTACCGGGTCCAATGGGCTTCTAAGAAGGCAGAATAGTAGACAATGGTAGGAAGTAAGGCAGAGAAAGACCACAGGAGGAGGGTGGGGAAGAACTGGGTGACGATTGGATTCTGAAGGACCGAGCAGATAGAAATGGACATGTGTCAAGAATTTTCTGCCTTTACAACAGCACGCAGACTTGTGATGACTTGGATCCGAACGCTCAGGAGGAAAAATTAATAAAGACTGCAGTCAtttcacaaataaaaatgtaaataaataaaacacactcacatttaGGTACTCGACCGGTTTGGTAACATTGAACTTGTCCATTGTGGAGATGATGATGGCCGGGgtggtgaggaagaagaggaggaggaagaggacaaggtTGATGATTAAGCAGCGGATCCACCAGGAGAACCCTCCCACTGACAGATGCTCCCTGTGGGATGAAGGTTATGCAGCGGTTAGATTGACACTGGCCGATGACCCGCAGTTATGGACACAGCTGGCCAGTAAACTGATACTGCTGCTCAAAAACCAGTTCATCAACTGAAGTGAGAAAGTCTCTTCAAAGTGGGATGAAGTCTAATTATTCCTCAGCatgatattcagagcattacaAGTGTGCATTTGTAGAATTCCCTTTGGGTATTTGCATCAAGTACTTTGCTCTTGCCGAAATGCATCCACCCAATTCGGCCCATTGATGCGGACAGAACATGTGACCTGCATGCGTTCTCACCAATAGACATTTTGCGGATCAGGGGCGTAGTTGACAGtccagttgtgtgtgtggagcttgGCGCTGAATTGAGAGCTTTTGGGCTGCTGACGACACTGACAGCCCTGACACTTGCACGCATTAAAGTCTTTTAAGATTCTGATGAGAAACAAAGAAcagacattaaaacaaatgtcacagATACACATTCACAAATTTGACCACATGTTAAATGTACTTACGTGGCAGTTATGGATTCATTCTGGAAGGTGACGAAGGCCATTCCTAAGGGCTTCCTGttcaccttttctctctccttcctgtaGTCATCTTTTAGTTGTGCTTCCAGCTTGGTATAGTAGCCCACTGCCTCTTCCTGTGAAGGACAAGGGAATCAAAGTCTGTGATTTTGGATTATCTTACATTGCAGTTAGTAATACACAAGGTCAAGTCTAAGATTATCGCCTAATGTAATTATATAACAATCAACTTGCTTTTGTGGATGTAAAAATCGCATAAAAGAGAAACTCTTGTGGAAACCATTATTATATTGGGTACATTTGATCCATTTAGATGTTCGTAGAGattttatttgagtttttaatattttttggtGAGGGTTTTCGTTTTAATGCATGTCTGTTTCAACTTAAAAGTACAGCCAAATGGATAAAAGGAGCTTTGTGACCAACACCCACAGGCTAAATCATTTTTCAGATGTGGTGTACTAATAATGTCATAATATATGGTTTGGTCCCTTCTCCAGGAGCAGGTAGCTGTGTGTTACATTGCGTATATGCTTTCCAGCATAAATCAGATTCTTCAAATTAATCTAGAAGTAAAATCAGATAGATGCCTTCTTTATCGTTCCCCTCAAAATGCTGTTGGCATCTGcttgtaaatacatttcaggAGTGTGTCGTTTTAAGATCTAGCTACGATATATCATTCTGACCTGCTCACAGCCTTTGATGATGCAACAGCAAAGGTGTCCGCATGGTTTTGGATTGATCATGGTTGTTATATGCTCCTTTGCCACCAAGTCAAGGAAGAATTTCTTGCTGCGCTCGGTCTTCTTCCTGCATGCAAAACATCCGCTGTGTCAGACTATAGAGGGACTACTTCACTGAAACAAGCTCAGGTCCTGGAGCCAATGAGACACTTCTCAAGTACATCCCAAAATGCTAAGAAAGGgcaaacgccccccccccccccctcccacgtGCAATTATGGATAAAAAATACCTTTCAGAGTTGAGATACATCAGCCTGGCCACATTGTAACAGATACGTGCTTCTAGCACAGCACAGTTTTCATACGCATGCCTATGAAAGAAGAGCAGGGAGGGATAAGTTTCAACTCACACATATTGACAACAGCAGCAAAGTGTATTTACGGTAGATGACACATCTCTACCACCTGGTAATAACTCTGGCAagtccccaaaaaaaagatagGAATGCAACAGCTAACAGTTCATTGCTGGAAGTTTTTtctttatacatttcttttggtACTCGAGTTTGGAGGTCTTTTTCTGGTGCAGGAACAAAGATCCGATTTTGATTAATAACATTTGGCCAAACACTCCATCCTCAGTCTTTGACCATCTTGACACATGACTTGCATGATCTTCTTCATTTGGCTTCTATTATGGCCAATTACACATATAGGCCTGTCATTGTCTGATCCCAGCCATATGGGTGAGCACAAGACAGCTGCTTTTAACAGGGAAAGGGACGGCACTCATACACCTTAATACAGTCACTGGAAGCCTTGTGAGATATTAACACTGGACAGTAGTGCTTACTCAAAGTGTTGCTTTATCTCAGTCTCCTCTGCGTATTTGGAGATTCCATTGACAAATAAAGTGCGTTTCACCTGCATTGGAAATGAAGACAGGGAAGTAATTAGCAAGTGTGTAAATAAGTgaacaaagtgaaaaaaacaagcCATTTTGTGAAGCCATGCCACCCACCAAGTCATCCTCCTTGTAGTGCATCTTGGAGGTGTGCCGTCGCATGCTGTACACCGTTAGTAACAGGTAGAGAAACGCAAAGGTGGTGTGCAGCCACAGTAATGCATTACTAAGGAAATAAAGTGAAAGCATTAGAAAGTGAAGAATCGACATAAggcttcatatatatatatataaaattcagtATATCATGTAATAAAGTGACAGTAAAATAATTACTCACTCTGCATTCAAATTTGCTATAGTTGTTCGGCCAAAACTATAGGCATTGTTttctgtggggaaaaaaaaaatgaaagaaacaagACAATCATGTCAGTCACCAGAAGTTCTGCAGCTCTAAAGTCCAGAGAGAAACAATGAATACGCATCACGATTCAGGGTCACCAGGTGTCCATGAATTAATGAACATAGAAGTTAAGTCGGAAGCACGAATAGAAGTACAAACTTGAGATAAAGCAAGTAGGAGTACAGCCCAGAGGCTCCATGTAAAACCATTTTGTCACAGAAGTGAAAAGTAAATTTCTCAAAAGTATGATTCCATTCAACATATTTACTTGGTGTGTTCGTATTCATTTTTAAACGTTGGGAATTGATTGGACCTAAATGCTTAAGGAGTTTGCAATgctttgtattcttttatttatgagAAGGAAGTTTTAGTCAAAATCGAAAGAACAAGGAGCCTGACCGTGTCAATCATTGACAGCTAAACTAATACAAGTAATCTCTAATTTTTCAAAGATCCCATGCAAGTAAAATATGATGGACTCACCAAGTAGGTTTCCCGAGAAATTAACGGGCAAGATGATACCCACAGACAGCACGCCCACCACAACCAGCAGGCCGATAATGTGGCGCTGAAAGGACAAGTAATGTACTGCATCCTCACCACACTTCTCCCTTATCTCTTCATCCCTACAGAGGGAACACATCAACAAAgtcaacaaaagaaatgcaattcAAAACAGAACGTTTCATACTAAATGTTTCAATCTTCCTATACGCGGCCAGTAAGTCGACTCACTTGATGCGGAAAATGGCAGTTAGCCAGGAGCAGaaaccctaaaaaaaagaaagaaaagagagcagGGAATTGAAGGTGCAGTAGTTATAACatgaaacatacagtatatcccAGTTGACATGACACTGTACCGAAATCCGCGAGAACAATGGCGTACTTACTGTGTCTCTCTGATCAATGTCCACAGAGCTGGACACGGAAGTGAGACGCTCGTAGCGTTCGGGTGCATCGGATGTTAAGGCAGAGGCCACACTGTatgcagaaaacacaacacgTGGCATTAGCATGCTGTTACACATCTACCCAACAACACCACCGACCACAAGAGGATGTTAGTTCTTGGTGTCTCAGGGCAGTGGGACTACCATCGGGGTGGAAAAGttgacaacacaaaacacagaccaCACAAGCCCTGAAATGGACTGAAGAGATTCACCCCCGTTTATCCCGGTGTGGGTTGGTTAGCCAAGTCAACCACAGGGAGAATCTCTGCAGACACATTTCATGCAGCATTAGGAGTCTCTACTTCACACAGGTTGAGTACACCATCACTGCCAGAGGAAAGGTTGTGAGAAACGGGTTAGAAGGCAAAGAAAAGACTATCCACAGAGGAAACAACAGAAACCCCGGGATTATAAAGAGGAAGATGTATGGAGTTTGTCCAGCAGAGCAACAGGTTCTCCTGGACATAACACAGCATCAAGGCTTTATTCAATACAGATTTGATTGCACTCCCAAAGGAGGTCATGTGAATTTATACATAACTGTAAAATATGAACAGAACCCAGGCTCTGCTGGAATTCCAAACACTGGTTCAGTGCTCAATACTACCTGAACGGATGACGTCACCAGGGCTCTAAGAGATCTCTAATGGAATGAGGAGAGAGCCCGCGGTGGTAATCCACCTTCTCTCTCGCACATTCCTGTGAGAAGTCAGAATGGCTCCTGTGAGCTCTAGTCTAGGATGTACTGTAACTGCACCATGTTAGGGCCTGTACATGAACAACAGGGAAGCATTACCTCTCCCTGTAAGCATCCTGCCTGTGCTGCTCATGAGGTGCGCTCACACCTAAGAAGTCCGCGCTTCATAAAGAGGTCAACACACAgattaacacacacagatctgatTAGGACAATGAGAGAGGATAGGCAGACTCAACCGCAGAAATACAAGAATGACATGGAGACGTATTAGGAGCATGGCACTTGGAGACGCCTggaagaagagggaaagaaaaactaAACCATCAAGAGTGAAAAACAGGCTCAAACCCATGGCGGCCTGGGCAGAGTGGACAAGAGTTATGAGTTAACTACAGAGTcgggaaaggagagaagaaaaaggcaGTCTATGATACGTAGAGATAACATACTATTCCCGATCATCAAGGCGACTGTACCGTTGATCCATTCTTCTGGtgaacaaaaaagcaaaacaaagccATTCAGTTAGGTTGAGCGGAAAAGGCCCCGTTGGCCAGTAAGGGCGCTGGTTCAGAAAAGAACGTGGAAGGCATTTTACGCCACAGGCATACCAATGAAGGTTTCCATTTATTCTGGTATACGTTACACAACCTTTTAAATGCATGTATGACATAATAACCCTTTTTTGATCTTTTGTGGCTGCACCAAAAGAAACATTAGATTTATACCCcaattttaatgaaaaaaacaagcaaGCTTACATTCACTTTTCAGAAGTTATAAGACTTTAAAAGACAGACGTTGATCTCAAGTCAGCACAGTGTCACGAGATGACAAACTACATTTCCTTCCAAAAGTGTCCCACACAGCAacccccctcccatcctcccaCCATGCTGCAGCCCCATTCTCTGCTCACATGCAGCTGCAAAAATAGTGAAGCTgcaacatcacacaaacacagcagtggGATGTAGGTGATGGAGCACTGTGTCCTGTATGTTCAAGGGTTCACAGTCAAAGAGGTCTGTGGTAGTCTGAGCCCCTTCTCTTCCAACTTgaccagtcacacacacacacaccttttttccACTCCATCTAAGGTTTATTCCAACAGTCTGGCCTTTCTGTCAGAGTGAACAAACTGTGCAACAAGTGACGAAGCATGACAATGTCAGCATGCATTATTGCCATTACAAACGGGAAACTGCTGACACAACGACTTCCCGTCTGGAGTACCAACCTTGTGATGCCCGTCAGAACTCAAACTCCACCCCCAGAAGTTTGAACTCAACTAAGATCCACAATTACTGATGCAACTTGTCTTTGGCAGATAATTCAAGGGTCACAAGCCACTATGGATAGCCTACCTTCTCAGACACTCACActaaaaggctttttttcccctcttcatATTGTGTCCTTGTTGTCCACTTTCAACATGGTAAATATAAGCAAATCATATCTGTATCAAGTGGCGGCATTAAGGGCAGGTTTCTGACTTGCTGCTGAGAATACATTTTATGTTACCACAAAGCTCAAAAACTAAGGGACATTTCTATGAAAAATGTACAATGTCATTATTTtagctgacaaaaaaaaaaggttatttaggTTTGCACCGTTTACCTTTGGACAATGAAATGTACCACATTTTAACCATTAACCACTTCTGTGTAATACAGCACTTTCAACCAGCTGCTATATCAGTGCATGTTGgcatgatgttttttgtttttcatgaacCCCAACAAGTGTGAAAGCCGTGGTACTGGCCCCTCCAGTCTGGATTAATGTGTTCCAATTACCTGTCAGCGTCAGTCACCAGAGCGAGGCGTCCGTAGTCCCATGCTACTTTTCTCAAGAAGGAGAACACAACCAGCAGCCCCTAGAAGTAGACAATAAACAGTGGCTGTCAACCCCTCTAGACCCGTTATTTATATGACAGAGAATACAAAAGTTACATAACTTCTTGAAGGTGCGTATCAGCTAAAAACACATTCCTGGATGAATTTTACCTCAATTCTGACAGTGGATTTAGAAACATGACTCACCAAGAAGCACATGAAGTCAAGGGCGAGGACAGTCGGAACCCCACCAAAAGGCAAGCCCTGGAGCACTGTACTGCGAATTCGAGCAGAGTAACAGAAGTCCTTGGAGGCATTATTGGGCGGCACCTGCGGGCAACTCTCTGAATCGGTGCATCCTTGCGCCCCCCAGCTGGCCATTATTAATATCAGCACTCGGAGCATTACTCACTGCAACATGTTGACAACCTGTACAAAAGAGATAAAAGTATTAGAATACCAAGTATGCTCCTTATTACTATTGCATTCAATCATAATTGGTCGCACTGTGTGTCTAACATTAACAAATTGTGAAGAGTAACCTCCCCTATTACTGAGGCAGAAATGGAGAGAAGGTGGAAATTTACAgtaatgcaatgcaatgcaattTAATTCCATTAAGGGTTCACATTTCTGCCCTGTCAATAGTCACATGGTGGTGCTTTTCACCACATGCATGACAACTGAAACCTGCATGTTTAACTTTTGAATGATTAAACACTTTCTGTTCCTCGTTTGTGGCCCCTTTATGTGCAAATGACACATAGTTCAACTTTGTTCGGCGTAAACAAAAATGTACTCTGACCACCTTGGTGTTAAATGTTCACTGCCAACCAGCAATCCCCATCCAGTCAACCGAGGGAAACACTGGCATTGCATTGGAGACATGTTTCTAGCGAACTGAGAAATTGAAATACACCCTCCTTTCAGATCTGAATCAGTCCAACACCTGAACAAATATCTGGGTCTTTAGCTAGCCAGATGTTCAGATTCCACAGTCCCTGGTGTACTTCATAATGCGTGTTGTTGTAGGCAGAAAGGAAACACTCAGGTTGCCTGAACTTGTTTGACAGACACTGCTGCGTACAGTCATGTGTTGGGGTTTGATGAGAACAGTGACTCAACCATGCAGTCCGTTTGGGTTGGtggaaccaaaacaatgagctaaaagctGCAGAAAAGTTGGAGACATTAAACTGATGATAGGTTAGAAGCTGGGTGTATCTACCCGCTGAAGTCAGGCTCAAGAGATGTGGCCCGTTACTTCACACCTTTCCTTCCGATCTCTGATGAATTTCAGTCGGAAACAACAAGCAGTTGGCCGAACAAGCAAACCATAGTATAATTGTGGAAAACATTGACAAAGCATGAATAATGTATGAGGAGTAAGATGTCCTATTAGAAATGTATCTTAATAGTACATCCTGAACACCCAAGCAAAAGTTCACCTGTTCTGGCAAGTGTTGGCGAGCGGGCACAGTTGCACTGCTATACTTGTGCCCTTCGACCCACTATTGCCAACAGCATTCACGATGCTGCTCATCTGCCCTAACACTAACTCATTTATCCGCTCCCTGGAatgctgtgacatcactggaGAGGGACGCGGCCAGAGCTGAACAATAAGCCGATAGAGACCGCAGGGTTCAAATGGACCGGTCTCAACCCAAGGAGGACACAACATACACCCTGTGCCTTCAACAACACTGCTGCATATCCTGGACCCATTGCCACAGTTCAGACTGTTTAACATTCAACACCAACATCTAGAaaagcacttcatcacatttcaAAAAATTGTTATTAAAACACTTACTGTATGTTATAGGTGTTACTCATAGTACAGTAAGCCCACCTCACAGCTGAAATGTCAGTGTCATGGAAAGTGTTGTTCAGTTACTTGAGTGACGAGTcaatctttaaaatgtatacatCTATAACTGTCAGGATAGATGAATCAAGGAACATAATATTCAATCAAAAACATCTGGCAAGGCTAACTGTATTCCACCGTAAGGCACTCAGCATATATTGTAATTGAGCCTAGTGAAAATGATTCATTCAATAACgagttatttttgttgttgtatattaacccaaaattaaaaaacagtcTGTGAGAGCCGCTGGCATCCAAGAGGCAAGACAGCTTTTCTCactgattttatgtttttggaaaatgaaacataaaatgCAACAGGAAAAGACAGACCGTGGCAGAAATGTAAATCTTGAAAACTACAGAGGTTATATTTTATCTAATCACTCTACGCTTTAATTGCATTCATAAAAAGGCATAGCAGATTCTAGTGTGGTTGCCATTTATTTTTAGTAAGTAAGTGTTTCATAAGTCTTTGAgatatgacatttaaaataacacTCATGGTAAACAAGAGCATCTAAAATAGCATTTCTCCTTGTATATGCCATTCATTATCAGGGAGTggacactacaacacaacacacacatacacacacacacacacacacaatacagtgCAATAAAAGCCTCCTAAAATTGATTGGCTGAGTAGAGAGGAGTCAACGTGACTTACTCAAAAGTTGAGCTCTatcatttctttaaatatgttatttgtttattttaaaatgagtttAATTACAAGATTGCATTATtgtcaatgtgtgttttaaccTTTGCCTTTAACTTGTTTTTTCTGGCCATGCATCTCTGCTTGAAGGTGTCCTGTAGGGCTTATGTTTACATTTAGTGTTTATCACTGATTGACGCATTGCGTGTCATTGAGGTCTGACATCTCTTCTTACAATATGCTTCTGTTCTAGCTAAAAATGCAAGATTGCCTTAATTCTGAATCATAAACAATGTTTAAAGGCTGTAGCTACAACCTACATATTAACTTTGGGCAGCATGAAATATTAATCACATATTTGCCAGTGATAAGATTGAGCCCTGATCAAAAATGTgatgtgtcatttttttccttcttttcttatAAATTGTGCAGGTCCCATCTaccattttaacattttaatgttaattaaatcaattattcTATGAGTTAAATGTAACTGCCAATATTAGAGACTACAGTTCTAAACTgaaaatcatttttattgtattataatttcAATGTCTAGAAGCATTTTTAACAGCACTGTGGCTGCATGACTCAGCAGCAGATAAATGCTGGGCCACCTTTCCACCTGATGCTAGTTGCTATGGTACCATCAGTCTGGCACACATtctcaaaatacaaataaacataaaaggGGATGAAGGCAGTGGGGGAGAATATCCACTCTTGTCGATTTGTAAACTCCCTCCAGGAGGGAGTCTGCTTTTTGTTATACAGCTTAAGCAGGAAAAACAATGAGGTTTGTCTAATTGTCAGGgataatgtatgtttttttctttatctagTTGGACAAACAATATCAGAGCCAAACGTCTACCAAAACACATGAAAGGAAAATACAAGACAATACAATGGCTCATTCAACTTCATGCAGGCCACTGCGTGTTCATTACATGCCGATTATACAGATGCAAACCTTTTAACTGCAAGTGTACCGACCTCCATCATTATTCATCAAATTGGCACAACACTAATGCTTTCCATCTACAATTGGCCCTTGCCAAGTCCCCGCCCCTTAAACGCAAACCGGACTTAGTGTAAGTCGGCCAGCTCTGACCAGTGTCCTGTAACTATTCAGCGCTCATGCAATATTTCgtcagggagtgcagttagtgacagctTGACAGagtagcagtgtgtgtttgtggggggggggggcacatatgTCACCTTGTCCacttaagtacacacacacacacacacacacacacacacacacacacacacacacacacacacacacacacacacacacacacacacacacacacacacacacacacacacacacacacacacacacacacacacacacacacacacacacacacacacacacacacacacacacacacacacacacacacacacacacacacacacacacacacacacacacacacacacacacacacacacacacacacacacacacacacacacacacacacacacacacactttccaactaaatacaaataaatttgccaaaagacagacacatacCAGGTGTCAACAGTACGTTTAATTGGTTGTGTCCCGATCAAGTCCCCATTATCACATTTTAAGGTTGGTGATAACAAAAATAGGTGGACAGTGACACCCTCCAGAGCCCAGCACCTTGTTAACTCAGAAACCTGCTTTATAAAACTGCTTCACAACAATATCATTCTCCAACAACGCTGATGGCTGATAATGCAGATTGGCACACATTAGCCTTGTTGGTATTAGCCTGTAAATCATTGACAACTGCTGAGTGCCTGAGCTTTGATTATCTCAGATAGAGTACGGTTTCATAATCATGTCACAGCATGAATGGAAAGACCTTACATACAAGGTCAATAAAACTTCGGGAAAATGGTTAAATGCTGAAGTCTTTTCCCCTGCTgacatacatgtatgcatgaATAAGTAGTAGTTATGTGCAGCTAGCTTCTCatctaa from Cyclopterus lumpus isolate fCycLum1 chromosome 15, fCycLum1.pri, whole genome shotgun sequence carries:
- the tmem63ba gene encoding CSC1-like protein 2 isoform X2, which gives rise to MLRVLILIMASWGAQGCTDSESCPQVPPNNASKDFCYSARIRSTVLQGLPFGGVPTVLALDFMCFLGLLVVFSFLRKVAWDYGRLALVTDADRMDQRYSRLDDREYVASALTSDAPERYERLTSVSSSVDIDQRDTGFCSWLTAIFRIKDEEIREKCGEDAVHYLSFQRHIIGLLVVVGVLSVGIILPVNFSGNLLENNAYSFGRTTIANLNADNALLWLHTTFAFLYLLLTVYSMRRHTSKMHYKEDDLVKRTLFVNGISKYAEETEIKQHFEHAYENCAVLEARICYNVARLMYLNSERKKTERSKKFFLDLVAKEHITTMINPKPCGHLCCCIIKGCEQEEAVGYYTKLEAQLKDDYRKEREKVNRKPLGMAFVTFQNESITATILKDFNACKCQGCQCRQQPKSSQFSAKLHTHNWTVNYAPDPQNVYWEHLSVGGFSWWIRCLIINLVLFLLLFFLTTPAIIISTMDKFNVTKPVEYLNNPIVTQFFPTLLLWSFSALLPTIVYYSAFLEAHWTRSGENRTTMHKCYTFLIFMVLLLPSLGLSSLDVFFRWLFDKKFLADATMRFECVYLPDNGAFFVNYVIASAFIGNAMDLLRIPGLLMYMIRLCLARSVAERRNVKRHQAYEFQFGAAYAWMMCVFTVVMTYSITCPIIVPFGLMYMLLKHLADRYNMYYAYLPSKLDKKIHSGAVNQVVAAPILCLFWLLFFSTVRSGFSAATSMFTFIVLIITIIICLSHVCFGHFKYLSAHNYKIDTQAVDGLENGRPVCPSTANKAAQMYIAQVLQDPSSEEVCSGSGEDDGQGSSQDEEIINVENGLNEDFQSGEDSLIDNEVRH
- the tmem63ba gene encoding CSC1-like protein 2 isoform X1; the encoded protein is MLRVLILIMASWGAQGCTDSESCPQVPPNNASKDFCYSARIRSTVLQGLPFGGVPTVLALDFMCFLGLLVVFSFLRKVAWDYGRLALVTDADRRMDQRYSRLDDREYVASALTSDAPERYERLTSVSSSVDIDQRDTGFCSWLTAIFRIKDEEIREKCGEDAVHYLSFQRHIIGLLVVVGVLSVGIILPVNFSGNLLENNAYSFGRTTIANLNADNALLWLHTTFAFLYLLLTVYSMRRHTSKMHYKEDDLVKRTLFVNGISKYAEETEIKQHFEHAYENCAVLEARICYNVARLMYLNSERKKTERSKKFFLDLVAKEHITTMINPKPCGHLCCCIIKGCEQEEAVGYYTKLEAQLKDDYRKEREKVNRKPLGMAFVTFQNESITATILKDFNACKCQGCQCRQQPKSSQFSAKLHTHNWTVNYAPDPQNVYWEHLSVGGFSWWIRCLIINLVLFLLLFFLTTPAIIISTMDKFNVTKPVEYLNNPIVTQFFPTLLLWSFSALLPTIVYYSAFLEAHWTRSGENRTTMHKCYTFLIFMVLLLPSLGLSSLDVFFRWLFDKKFLADATMRFECVYLPDNGAFFVNYVIASAFIGNAMDLLRIPGLLMYMIRLCLARSVAERRNVKRHQAYEFQFGAAYAWMMCVFTVVMTYSITCPIIVPFGLMYMLLKHLADRYNMYYAYLPSKLDKKIHSGAVNQVVAAPILCLFWLLFFSTVRSGFSAATSMFTFIVLIITIIICLSHVCFGHFKYLSAHNYKIDTQAVDGLENGRPVCPSTANKAAQMYIAQVLQDPSSEEVCSGSGEDDGQGSSQDEEIINVENGLNEDFQSGEDSLIDNEVRH